From a region of the Malania oleifera isolate guangnan ecotype guangnan chromosome 12, ASM2987363v1, whole genome shotgun sequence genome:
- the LOC131144894 gene encoding trans-resveratrol di-O-methyltransferase-like — translation MDLITQGQGTSELFKAQTHIYNQIFKFIDSMCLRCAVQLGIPDIIHSHNQPMTLSELVSALKIPLGKTRCVHRLMCILMNSGFFATESFNENQEGYVLTSSSRLLLKGGVLNLSPYVLHMLEPVMLTPWNFLGDWFQGNESTAFKFAHGMGMWEYVEQNPKHNEDMDEAMASDSQFLNIAITDCRQVFEGLDSLVDVGGGTGHFAKIISEAFPHLKCTVLDRPSLVAELPATKNLNFVGGDMFQSVPSADAVLIKHVLQNWSDEECVAILKRCREAIPSKDKGGKVIVIDMVIDVENDEHELAETKHLYDMVMMAFLTGKERSEKEWERVFLEAGFSHYKISAIFGVWYFIEVYP, via the exons ATGGATCTGATCACTCAAGGCCAGGGTACAAGTGAGTTGTTTAAAGCTCAAACTCACATATACAATCAAATTTTTAAGTTCATAGATTCCATGTGCCTCAGATGCGCAGTGCAATTAGGCATACCCGACATAATCCACAGCCATAACCAGCCCATGACTCTTTCCGAATTGGTCTCTGCGCTTAAAATCCCTCTGGGAAAAACCCGGTGCGTGCACCGGCTCATGTGCATACTGATGAACTCTGGCTTCTTTGCTACAGAAAGTTTCAATGAGAATCAAGAAGGGTATGTTCTCACATCTTCTTCTAGGCTCCTCCTCAAAGGTGGAGTCCTCAATTTGTCACCTTATGTTTTGCACATGTTGGAACCTGTCATGTTAACCCCTTGGAATTTCTTGGGAGATTGGTTTCAAGGGAATGAATCAACAGCCTTTAAGTTTGCACATGGAATGGGGATGTGGGAGTATGTGGagcaaaaccctaaacataacgAGGATATGGATGAAGCAATGGCGAGCGATTCTCAATTCTTGAACATAGCCATCACAGATTGTAGACAAGTTTTCGAGGGGTTGGATTCCTTGGTTGATGTAGGGGGTGGCACGGGACATTTCGCCAAGATCATTTCCGAGGCCTTTCCTCACTTGAAGTGCACAGTATTAGACCGCCCCAGTCTCGTCGCTGAGTTGCCCGCGACCAAGAATTTGAACTTCGTTGGAGGCGATATGTTTCAATCTGTCCCTTCCGCAGATGCCGTTTTAATTAAG CATGTTTTGCAAAACTGGAGCGATGAGGAATGCGTAGCCATATTGAAGAGATGCAGAGAAGCTATTCCAAGCAAAGATAAGGGAGGAAAGGTGATTGTCATAGACATGGTGATAGATGTCGAGAACGACGAACACGAATTAGCTGAAACAAAGCACCTGTATGACATGGTGATGATGGCTTTCCTTACTGGAAAGGAACGAAGTGAGAAAGAATGGGAACGAGTCTTCTTGGAGGCAGGTTTCAGTCACTACAAAATATCAGCCATATTTGGTGTATGGTACTTTATTGAGGTTTATCCATAG